A window of Micromonospora eburnea genomic DNA:
CCGGCGGTGGGCCACCGGATCGACCGGGAGACCCGACTGCGCGCCGCGCTCTGGATCGCCCTGCACCTGGTCAGCGGCGGACTGGTGCTCTTCGCGGCGCTCAGTGCGTTCCCGATAGCGCTGGTGTTCCTCGCCGCCCAGCTCGGGCTCGACACCGGCGCGACCACGGATGACGGCTTCGGCCCGCTCATCATCGACAATCCGGTCGGCGCGACGCTGGCCGGGGTGGCGATCCTGGTCGGGCTCGGGTACGCGGTGGCCGGTCTCGGCGCGCTCGCCGCGTCGATGGCCCCGGTGCTGCTCGGCCCCTCGCAGGGCGAGCGGATCGCCGCCCTGGAGGCCCGGGCCGCCCGGCTGGCCCAGCGGAACCAGCTGGCCCGGGAACTGCACGACTCGGTCGGGCACGCGCTGACCGTGGCCACCCTCCAGGCCGGCGCCGCCCGGGAGCTGCTCGACGTCGACCCGGAGTTCACCCGGGGGGCGCTGCGGGCCATCGAGGAGACCAGCCGACACGCGATGGACGATCTGGACCACGTGCTCGGGCTGCTCCGGGAGACCGCCGGGGAGCCGGCACCCATCGCGCCACAGCGTACGCTCGGCCAGCTCGATCGGCTGGTGGCCGACACCCGCGCCGCCGGACTGGAGGTGGACGCGCAGGTCAGCGGGGCGGTCGGGGAGCTGCCCGCGGCGGTGTCCCGGGAGGGGTACCGGATCGTGCAGGAGGGGCTGACCAACGCGGCCCGGCACGGCCGTGGCCGGGTGACCGTGCGGGTCGACGTACCCGGGGAAGCATTGGAGATCGAGCTGGTCAACGGGCTGCGGGGTGGGACCGGGCCGCGCGGCGGCGGGCGCGGCCTGGACGGCATGCGGGAGCGGGTGCTGCTGCTCGGCGGCCGGCTCGACGCCGGCCCGGCCGGCGACCGCTGGCGGGTACGGGCCTCGCTGCCGGTGCCCAGGGGGGAGAGCGGGTGACCATCGACGTGCTGATCGTCGACGACGACGAGCTGATCCGGGTCGGGCTGCGGGCGATCATCGACGCCCAGCCCGACCTGCGGGTGGTCGGCGAGGCGGCGGACGGCGCGGAGGTGCCGCCGCTGGTGGCGAAGCTGCGCCCCCGGGTGGTGCTGATGGACGTGCGGATGCCGGCCATCGACGGCATCCAGGCCACCCGGCGGCTGCTCGCCACCTCCGCGGACCCGCCCCGGGTCCTGGTCGTCACCACGTTCGCCAATGACGAGTACGTCTACGACGCGCTCCGGGCCGGAGCCAGTGGCTTCCTGCTCAAGCGGGCCCGCCCCACCGACGTGGTCGAGGCGATCCGGGTGGTGGCGGCCGGCGAGTCGCTGCTCTTCCCGGCGGCGATCCGCCAGCTCGTCGGGGCGTACGGGGGCCGGGGCGGGGACGGGCTGCGCGCGGCGCGGCTCACCGACCGGGAGGCCGAGGTGCTGCGCCTGATGACCGCCGGACTGTCCAACACCGAGATCGCCGAGCGGCTCGTGCTCGGGGTGGAGACGGTGAAGACGCACGTTGGCAACGTGCTGGCCAAGCTGGGCGTCCGGGACCGGACGCAGGCGGTGATCGCCGCGTACGAGTCGGGTTTCGTGGTGCCGACGGGCTGAGGCGGTCACCCCAGCGGGGGAGGCGGTCCATCCCGGCGCGGGAGGGGTGGTGGGCCGGTCCGGTCGAGGGTGGAGTCATGACGACGACATCGACAACCCGGCCGGGCCGGGCCGCCCCGCTGGCCGCCGGCTGGCTCGGTCTGTGGGGCGTACTCGCCATGGTCGGCACGCTCACCGGTCACGGCTATCCGCTCGGGGCCAACGACGCGTACGGCGAGGCGAGCCTGCTGCGGCTGCTGCCGGTCCGGTACGGCCCGCCGGTCTTCGCCGTGGTGCTGCTCGGCGCCGCGGTGGCCGCCCTCGCCATGGTGGGCACCGCCCGCCCGTCCCGGCCGCTGCGCGGTCTGCTGCTGGCGTACGGCTGGGCGGTGGCGGTCCT
This region includes:
- a CDS encoding sensor histidine kinase, with the protein product MTVRGVLAPLVRGSTWRRGVFLLLGGVLALPYALLAAAFVQLLGNERVPRPLGFGLLLVGMMIAAVPVFLAGSRALEIAAARALLAVDLPEPAVGHRIDRETRLRAALWIALHLVSGGLVLFAALSAFPIALVFLAAQLGLDTGATTDDGFGPLIIDNPVGATLAGVAILVGLGYAVAGLGALAASMAPVLLGPSQGERIAALEARAARLAQRNQLARELHDSVGHALTVATLQAGAARELLDVDPEFTRGALRAIEETSRHAMDDLDHVLGLLRETAGEPAPIAPQRTLGQLDRLVADTRAAGLEVDAQVSGAVGELPAAVSREGYRIVQEGLTNAARHGRGRVTVRVDVPGEALEIELVNGLRGGTGPRGGGRGLDGMRERVLLLGGRLDAGPAGDRWRVRASLPVPRGESG
- a CDS encoding response regulator, whose translation is MTIDVLIVDDDELIRVGLRAIIDAQPDLRVVGEAADGAEVPPLVAKLRPRVVLMDVRMPAIDGIQATRRLLATSADPPRVLVVTTFANDEYVYDALRAGASGFLLKRARPTDVVEAIRVVAAGESLLFPAAIRQLVGAYGGRGGDGLRAARLTDREAEVLRLMTAGLSNTEIAERLVLGVETVKTHVGNVLAKLGVRDRTQAVIAAYESGFVVPTG